The sequence TCGGGGGGGACGAACACCACGTTGTCGGTCATGATGTCGGCCACGGTGACCTTCTCCGGGGAGATGCCGCGGGACTGAAAGCGCAGGGCGCGGATGACGTCGGTCTTGGAGGCGATGCCGACGATTTCGCCGGTGGCGTTCTGGACCGGCGCCCCGTCGATATTCTGGACGGTGAGGAATTCCTCGAACTGTTCCAGGGTCATTTCCGGCGGGACGGAAACCACCCGCGGTTCCATGATGTCTTTGGCTTGCAGGGTCATGATGATTCCTGGCTGAAAGGATTTTTCCAAATTACCCCAAAACGCCTGGGTGAACAAGGACCGGCCCGACTTTTCGGTATACTTTCCCGTTAGCCATTTTTTACGATGGAGCTTTGCATAATGAAACGTTATCCCAAATTGGTTCTGCTGGCGGCGCTGTTGGGATTGGGCGTGTCGGCCCCCCGGGCACAGGAGGAAGCCTTCCGTGTCTGTGCCGATCCGGCCAACCCGCCCTTGTCCACCCGCAACCAGGACGGTTTCGAGAACCGGATCGCCGCGCTGCTGGCCCAGGAACTGGGGCAGCGGGTGGAATATACCTGGTTTCCCCAGCGCATCGGGTTTCTGCGCAACACCCTGAAGAAGAAGGATCCCGACACCGGCCGCTACCGCTGCGACGTGGTCATGGGCGTGCCGGCCGGCTACGAGCTGGCGGCGACCACCAAGCCCTACTACCGTTCCACCTACGTGCTGGCGGTGGCCAGGGGCAAGGGCTTCGACGACATCCAACGGCCCGAACAGCTCTTCGAACTGCCGACGGAACGCAAGCGCCAGCTCAAGATCGCCATGTTCGACCGCACCCCCGGGGTGACCTGGCTGCTGCGCCACGGCTTGCTCAAGCAGGGGCGGACCTATCAGTCCATGACCGGCGATCCCGAAGTCAACACCGCCATGCGTCTGGAGCGTGAATTCGACGCCGGCAACGTCAACATGGCCATCGTCTGGGGCCCCATCGGCGCCTATCTGGCCTGGAGGCACCCGGACGACTACACCCTGATTCCGCTCAAATCCGAGAAAGGGGCGCGTTTCCACTACGCCATCTCCATGGCGGTGCGCCGCGGGGACAAGGCGCGCCGCGACCAGCTGCAGCGGCTGCTCGACGCCAAGCGCGACGATATCCTCGCTATCCTCAAGGAATATCACGTGCCTTTGGTGGACAAGGAGGGCAATCCGCTCTGAAGACTGACCTCGGCGGCTTGGGGATACTGGCCCGGCGGGATTGCCCGTCGGGCTGGTTTCGTTTGCGAAGGGCTGCGCCGGAGTGATTACGGACGGGCTTTGAGGATGAAGGTTACCGGCCCATCGTTGACCAGGGCCACCTGCATGTCGGCTCCGAAACGGCCGGTCGCCACCGGGCGGTGACGCCGGCGGCAGGTCTGGACCAGACGCTCGAACAGCCGCCGCCCGGTTTGCGGGTCGGCCGCGGGGGTGAAGCTGGGGCGAGTGCCCTTGCGGGTGTCGGCGGCGAGGGTGAACTGGGGCACCAGCAACAGGCCGCCGCCGGTGTCGGTGAGGCTGAGGTTCATCTTGCCCTCGGCGTCGGCGAACACCCGGTAGCCGAGCAGGCGTTCGGCCATCCGCTCGGCCTGGGCTTCGGCGTCGCCTTTCTCCACCGCCACCAGCACCAGCAGGCCGGGGCCGATCTTTCCCACGGTTTCGCCGGCGACGGTGACGCGGGCTTCAGTGACCCGCTGCAGTACCGCGATCATCTTTGTCGCCAGTCCCTTTGACCAGGTTGAGGAATTCCAGCGGCAGCGGGAAGACGATGGTGTTGGACTTGTCGCCGGCGATCTCGATCAGGGTCTGCAGATAGCGCAGCAGGATGGCCTGGCGCTCCTTGGACAGGGTGCGGGCGGCCTCCAGCAGCTTTTCCGCCGCCTGCATCTCCCCCTCGGCATGGATGATCTTGGCGCGCCGTTCGCGCTCGGCCTCGGCCTGGCGGGCGATGGCGCGCACCATGCTTTCGTCGAGATCGACGCGCTTGATCTCCACGTTGATGACCTTGATACCCCAGGCGTCGGTCTGGACGTCGAGGATGGCCTGGATGTCGGTGTTGAGTTTCTCCCGCTCGGCGAGCATTTCGTCCAGATCGTGCTGCCCCAGGACCGAGCGCAGCGTGGTCTGGGCCAGCTGGCTGGTGGCCTCGTAGTAGTTTTCCACCTGGATGATGGCCTTGGCCGGGTCCACCACGCGGAAATAGACCACCGCGTCCACCCGTACCGAGACGTTGTCGCGGGAGATGACGTCCTGGCGCGGCACGTCCATCACCACGGTGCGCATGTCCACCCGCACCATGCGCTGGATGAAGGGGATGACCAGGATCAGCCCCGGTCCCTTGACCTTGTAGAAACGCCCCAGCAGGAAGATGACCCCGCGTTCATATTCCCACAGGATGCGGATGGCGCTGAGCAGAAAGATCAGCAGCAGGACGATGACGACGATCAAGGCGTTCATGGGCGTTCCTCCCCGATGGGTGTGACGTGTAGCGTGAGACCTTCGACGGCGACGACCTTGAGGCGCTGGCCCTTGCGCACCGGCCGGTCGCTGACCGCGCGCCAGCGTTCCCCCAGCACCAGGACCCAGCCTTCCCGCTCGAAGTCCTCCAGGGCGACGGCCGGATGCTGCAGCACCTCCTCGGCGCCGGTCAGGGCGGGGCGCCTGCGTGCCTTCAGGATCAGCCCCAGACCGAAGATCAGCAGCAGTCCCGAGGCGATGGCGAAACCGAGGATCAGCTCCCGCTGGATCTCGAAGCCCGGCACGCCGGTGTCCAGCAGCAGGATCGAGCCCAGGGTGAAGGCGACGATGCCGCCGATGCCGAGGATGCCGAAGCTGGGCACGAAGGCCTCGGCCACCATCAGCGCCAGTCCCAGCAGAATCAGCCCCAGGCCGGCGTAATTGACCGGCAGCACCTGGAAGGCGAACAGGGCCAGCAGCAGGCAGATGCCCCCCAGCACCCCCGGCACCACGGCGCCGGGATTGGAGAATTCGAACAGCAGGCCGTAGATGCCGATAAGCATCAGGATGTAGGCGACGTTGGGGTCGGTGAGCACCGCCAGCAGGCGGGTGCGCCAGTCCGGCCGCCAGCGTTCCAGCGTCAGGCCGTCGGTGTCCAGGGTGAGCGTGCGTCCCAGCACCTGGACCCTGCGGCCGTCGAGCTGGCGCAGCAGGTCGCCGATGTCAGTGGCGATCAGATCGATGACCTTTTGCCGCAGCGCCTCCTCGGCGGTGAGGGTGGCCGCCTCCCGCACCGCCTTCTCGGCCCACTCGGCGTTGCGGCCACGCATCTGCGCCAGTCCCTTGATGAAGGCCACCGCGTCGTTGACCAGCTTGCGTTCCATGGCCGATGCGGGCGGTTTTTCCTTTTTCTCGTCTCCCCTGCGGGGCGGGGAAAGGCCGCCCAGTTGCACCGGGGTGGCGGCGCCGATGCTGGTGGCCGGGGCCATGGCGGCGACGTGGGCGGCATAGACGATGTAGGTGCCGGCGCTGGCGGCCCGCGCCCCGCTGGGGGCGACGTAGGCGACCACCGGGACCGGGGAGGCGATGATCTGTTTGATGATGGCGCGCATGGAAGCGTCGAGGCCGCCGGGCGTGTCAAGGCGCAGGACGACCAGCACCGCGCCTTCCTCGGCGGCGTGGGTCAGGCCGCTTTCGACGTAGTCGGCCGCCGCCGGGCCGATGGGCCCTTCCAAATCCAGTTGCAGCGCCACCCCGCCGGCGCGCACCAGCAGAGGCAGACATGCCAGAAACAGCAGGAGCCACCGGCGTATGGCCATTTGCTTCTCCCTTGCCGTCGATAGCGCCAGCCTACCCTGCCTGCCGCCTGCAGGCAAGCGACTCAGGCGGCGGTATTTTGCTTTTCAATTCACTTGCCTCTAAAATTCCAAGCTTGAATGCTGTATCAGAGCAAGGCTATACCTGAAGCGAAGGAGTACCTTAGATGAGCGAAAGTTTGTATGAAAAGCTGGGTGGCGAGGCGGCTGTCAACACTGCGGTGGACATCTTTTACCGCAAAGTGTTGGCGGACGAGCGGATTGCCCATTTTTTCGATGGGGTAGACATGGAAAAGCAGGCCGCCAAGCAGAAGGCCTTTCTCACCATGGTCTTTGGCGGCCCTGCCAATTATACCGGCAAAGACATGCGTGAGGGTCACAAGCACTTGGTCGAGCGAGGGCTGAACGATTCCCATGTCGATGCGGTGCTGGAAAACCTGCGGGAAACGTTGGAAGAGTTGAATGTAGCGCCCGACCTCATCCAACAAGTGATCGACATCGCCGAGTCCACCCGCGACGACGTGCTCAATCGCTGATATGGCGCGCCTGATCCTGGGAGACCGTGTTTATCATCTTGATCCGGGGGAGACAGTGCTCGACTGTCTCCTTCGCCATCAGGAAGAAGTCGATTACGGTTGCCGGGCCGGTGTATGCCAGAGCTGTTTGCTGCAGGCCGAAGAACCTGTGCCGGCGTCGGCCCAAACAGGATTGAAAGATACGCTCAAGCGCCAGCGTTATTTTCTCGCTTGCAGTTATCGCCCGGAAACGGACCTGCACATTCGGATACCGGCGCGGGAGCGGTTCTCCACAGAGGTCATCGCGCATCACCGGTTGACGCCGGAAATCGTTCGCCTGAGATTGGCTGTGCCGGCGGCGTTTTCCTATCGGCCGGGGCAATATGTCAACCTGTTTCACCAGGGGCAGGTGCGCAGTTACTCGCTGGCGAGCTTGCCGGGCGAGCCGTTTCTGGAATTTCACATCCGCCGGGTTCCCGGCGGCCTGTTCAGTACCTGGATTTTTGAGGCATTGCATCCTGGAGATACGGTGCAGATCGGGCCGGCTTTGGGGGAATGTTTCTATACCCCGGAAGCGGCAGAGCAACCCCTGCTGCTTATAGGTACCGGCAGCGGTCTGGCGCCGCTCTACGGCATTCTGCGCGATGCCTTGGAACAAGGTCACCGGGAAGCCATTTATCTGTATCATGGCAGCTCGACGCTGTCCGGCCTGTATTTGCAGGAAGCACTCCAGGCGCTGGCCTGCGATTATTCCCAGTTCCATTATGTTCCCTGCCTGTCACGGACACCGGTTCCGGACGGTATACGCCATGGTCGGGCTTCGGCGCTGGCGTTGGCCGATCATCCGCAATTGGAAAATTGGCGCATTTATTTGTGCGGCAATCCGGAGATGGTTCGATCCGCCCAGCGTCGTTGTTTCCTGGCGGGCGCGTCGATGCAGGCAATTCACGCTGACCCCTTCCTGTCTGCCAACGATTCCCAGGCACCCGGTCCCAGTTCACGGTAAAAACCGGACCTGTTTTGCGCCGGTTGCAACCGGTCCGGATTTCCCTTCCATTCGATCGCATCGCCCAGAGTACCGGGAGGCGCGACCTCATTTGTATTTCAGTCGTGATGAAAGTCGGTTTTCTCTTCAATCATTATGCGCCCCACCAGGTGCCCCATGCGGCGCCGTACGCCTTTGAACTTTCGCGGCGGCATCCCGCATTCGAGGTCATCATCGCCTATTCCGCCCCGCACGAAAAACGGATGCTCGATGCCATCGCCGCCTTGTATCCCGGGCATCGTTGCCAGTTCCGCCATCTGCGCCCATCGTGGCATTACGCGTTGATCGATCCCATCGTTTCCCTAAAAAAGCTGCGGCGCAAGCGTGAAGTTTTGCGGAACAATCTGGATTTTTTCCGTTCTCTCGACGTACTGGTGGCGCCGGAACGCAATTGCCTGCAGCTCCGCACCCGTTACGGTTTCACCGATCTCATCATGATTCATGCCCGTCACGGGGCTGGGGACCGGGAAGGCGGATTCGACGAGAAATCCGGCGCCTTCGATTTCACCCTGCTGCCAGGGCGCAAATACGTGGACCGCCTGACCGAGCTGGGCCGGTTACGTCCGGGGAGCTATGCGGTGGTGGGATGGCCCAAATTCGAGGTGGTGCGCGGCCTGGGAAAAGGCCGGCAACGGTTCTTCGCCAACGACAATCCGGTGGTGGTGTACAATCCGCATTTCGATCAGGCGGTATCCTCCTGGCGTCCCATGGGGCTGGAGGTCCTGGAATTCTTCGCTCAGAACCGTGATTTCAATCTGATCTTCGCTCCCCACGTGGTGCTGTTCAAACGCCGCCTGCGTCACGGTGCCCATTTGCCGCGTCGGTACCGCAAGCTTCCCAACATCCATATCGATACCGGCAGCATGGCCTCGACCGACATGACCTACATGCTGGCAGCGGACATTTATCTGGGGGATGTCAGCAGTCAGGTATACGAATTTCTGCTGGAACCGCGGCCCTGTGTCTTCCTGAACGGACACCGGGTCGACTGGCGGGGGAACCCGTTCTACTACCACTGGAATCTGGGGCAGGTGGTCGATGATGTCGCCACCCAGTTGCGTCCGGCGCTGGAGCGGGCCGAGGCGTTGCAGGAAACCTATCTGCCCCGGCAGCGGGAGGCGTTCGCCTACACTTTCCTGAGCTGCGACGACAGCACCGCCGCCGAACGGGGCGCCGATGCCATTGCGGAATTCCTGCAGCGGAAGCGGGACGGTCAGTAGGTGGTGGAAAGGTGGATTTCCGGGGCCTCCTCGGCGGAGGCGGCGCTCCAGTCCCATTGCCGGACCATGGCCTCGGCATGTTTGAAATCGAGCGGATAGTCGATCTCCATCCAGTCGAGCCCGTGGATGTTGTGGGTCCAGACCGGCTGGCCCGACTGGGAGATTTCGTCGATGACCGACAGATACCAGCGCTGCAGCGCGGCCGGTTCCCGCATGCACTCCTCGATGGTCTGGCGGAACAGGTCCGCACCTTCGGGATGGAACCGGATCATGCCGATAGATTCGCCGTTGACCCGTTCCAGGGGCAGCTTCTTGCCGATGGAGAGAAGCCGGTCGCCCTGGAGGATCAGCTTCATGTCGTCATCGTCGTAATGGGGCTTCTCGTCCCGGGCCAGGGTGATCGGCGGCTTCTGGGCGATCATCCGGCTCGCCAGAACCGGTTCGAACAGGGTGTCGCCGTTGATGAGAAGAAAGTCGCCGGTCATTTCCCCGCGCACCATCCAGCAGCTGGCCAGGTTGTCGGCCACTTCATAGAAGGGGTTGAAGACGATTTTGACCGCTCCCCTGCCATAGCGCCGGTCAAGGAGGCGCTGGACCTTTTCCATTTTGTATCCGGCGACCACGACGATATCATGCACGCCGGCCGCTATCAGGGCGTCGATCTGCCATTCGATGATCGCCCTGCCTTCCAGTTTCAGGGTGCATTTGGGTTTGTCTGAAGTCAGGGGGAGCAAGCGGGTTCCCTGGCCGGCGCTGAGAATGATGGCTTTCATGCGTAAAATTCTTCCTGATCGAAAGCGGCTTGTAGCGAAGCGGCAACAAGCTGAAAAAATCAAAATGATCGTAGTATTTTCGGCCTCAGAGTATCCAAAACACCTGATTAACTCAAGCTGAATTTCTTTTGTTGCGCTTTGCCAAAAGACAATCGTATAGGAGCATTCGATGACCGTTTATTATCATCTGGCAGGCCAGTCCGCGCCTGAACTGTGGGGATTGTCCGCGGACGAACGCATCGCCCGTGTCCTGCGGCAGAAGTGCCGGGAGGATAGCGTGGCGCTCTGGCCGGAGTCTTCGGGGAAAGACGATGCAGCAGGCCGGGTACTGGTGCTGCGGCGGGATTTTCTCTACGATGAGCGTCTGATCGCGGCATTGCTTCGGCGTGAGGAGGATCTGGCCCTGGAGCGGGCGGGGCAGGTCGTCGCGGTCTGGACCGATGCCGGGCGGTTCCCGGCGGCACTCGCGCTGTTGCGGGGAGAAGGCGACCGTAGCCGATTCATACGGGTGACGCCGGACCAGTTGGCCTCCGGCGTGACCCAGAAGCTGCGCAAGGTTTCTCCTCCCTTCGTGTTGCCGGTGACGGCGGAGAATGCATCCCGACTGGAACGCCACCTGTTTGACGAGTCTTACAAGGGCGTGACCGATCTGGTGACCAAATGGGTCTGGCCGCGGCTGGCGGAGCGGACGGTACGTTTCTGCGTGCGCTGCGGGATCCGTCCCAATCACGTCACCGCTGCCAGTTGGGTGCTGGCGATCCTGGTCGGGATTCTGTTCCTGCAAGGGTATCTGGGGCTGGGACTGGTGCTGGGATGGCTCATGACCTTCCTCGACACCGTTGACGGCAAGCTGGCGCGGGTGACGGTGGATTCCAGCCGCTTCGGGCATTTCTTCGACCATGTCCTCGACGTGGTCCATCCACCTTTGTGGTATCTGGCATGGGGGTTGGGGCTGGAGAATTACCAGCCGCTGCTGGTGAAGCTGCCCCTGATGGAAACCTTCTGGCTGCTGCTGGCCGGCTACGTGGGGGGGCGTTTTGCCGAGGCGCTGTTCAAACGCTTCATCGGCTTCAGTATCTTTACCTGGGAGGTGACCGATTCGGTCAACCGGCTGCTCACCGCCCGGCGCAATCCGTGCCTGATCCTGCTGAGCGCCGGTTATTTGCTGGGTCGTCCGGATCTGGGTTTCGAGGCGGTGACGCTCTGGACGCTGGCGTCCACGCTGTTCCTGTGGGGGCGGTTGGGGTTGGCCCTGTGGCGCAAGCGTCGGGGCGAGCGGCTGGCTTCCTGGCTCGATCAGGTCGATCCGGACGCCGTTACGGGAGCGGCGGCCTGGTTCGTTCAGCGCGGCCACTGACCGTCCGCAGAATCTGCAAATATTCCGTCACGGCCCGTGCTGGCGTGTAGCGCCAAGCTTTTTGGCGCAGCGCGGCGATGTCTGCGGGTGTCTGCAGCGCCTGTTGCATCGCCCCAGCCAGGGCCTGATCGTCTCCGACCGGCACCAGGGGGGCGAGGCGGCCGTTCTCGAGAAGCTCCCGCGGCCCGCTGGGGCAGTCGGTGCTGACCACCGGACAGCCGCAGGCCATGGCCTCCACCAGGACGCCGGGGAAACCTTCCCAGCGGGAGGAGAGGACGAACAGATCGGCCCGGGCCATCCAGGCATAGGGATTGGAAGTAAAACCCGGCAGGGCCACCCGGTCCGTCAGGGCCAACGTCCGGATGAGCCGTTCCAGCTGCGGGCGTTGTCTGCCTTCGCCGAGAACGACCAGACGGGCAGGTTGCCGCAAGCGCGCCAGGGCCCGTATCAGGGTGGGAAAATCCTTCTGGGGCGACAGCCGGCCGGCAGCGACGATCAACGGGCGGCTTTCGTCGTCGGCCCAGGGGTGGTCGACAGGTTGGTGGGCGAGGGTTTCGATTTCCGGCGTCAGGGTGGGATTGGTGGCCACGAACACCCGCTCCCGGAGGGCGGGGACGTGGCGGCGCAGATCGGCCGCGATGTCGTGACAGACGGCAATGGCCGCGTCCGCCTCGCCATACAGGGCCCGCGCCGTTTGCAGGCGTGCCAGTTGCCCCGTCTGTTGGTGGGAGGCAGTGAGGTGGTTGCTGACCCGCAGGACCAGGGGAATCCCGGTGGCGCTCAGGCGGCGGCCCCGTACAGCGCTCATATGCGCATGGTTGGCGGCGGACAGCAGCAGGTCGGGGCGGTGGCGACGCAGGTACTCGGCCAGTGCCGGGGCGGCCGCCTCCATGAGTCGGCGGCGTCGGGGGCGAAGGCGGCGCCGGAATCGCAGCGCCCAGGAATCCAGGGCGATCAGGTTGAGCGCGGGGGGGAGTCGTTCGGCCAGGGGGCCTGTGGGATCGATCACGACCAGATCGGTGCGAAGGCCGTGATCGCTGAATCCTTCGGCCAGGGCCAGGGTGCGCCGGGTGGCCCCGCCTCCGGTCAGACCGTAGAGGAACAGGGCGACGTGGCGCACGCTCAGGCCTTGAGCCAGCGCCGTTTCACCAGCCAGGCGGCCAGAACCCCCAGGGCGACGCCCAGGTAGTGCATGAAGGCGCCGATGGCGACGCTGCGGTGGTGGAAATCGGCCAGGAATCCCAGGTCGCTGACCACCGACCACAGGGCGACGGTCAGGTAATAGACCACCACGCCGACGGCGCCCCATTGGATCGGATCTCTGCCGGGAAGCTTCTGGGCGTTGGTGAAGAACCAGACAGCGATGGCGATGGCGACCAGACCTCCGATCATGATGTTCTCCGTCTTTCCTCGAGCAACAGGTTGATGAGCTTCAGGGTCGCTTCCACCGAGGCGAACACCTGATTGACGTGAACCCCGCGGGTGACCCGGGTGCGGCCGTCGTCCTCCCAGGTGATGATGCACTCGGTTAGCGCCGAGGTGTGGCCGCCCTTGGGGATGCGCACTTCGTAATCGGCCAGCCGGGGCAGGGCCACGTCGTAGCGGGCCAGGACCTGGTCGATGGCGTCGATGAAAGCGTCGAAGCCGCCGTTGCCGGCCCCGGAAGCGGTGTGGATCTCCCCGTCCACCTCGACCCGGATGCTGGCGGTGGAAGGCAGTTCCAGGCCGCTGGTGACGGCGCAGCCCAGCAGGCGGATGTGCTGATAGCTTTCCGCCTCCAGCACGTCGGCGATGATGAAGGGCAGGTCGTCGGTGGTGATGAGCTGTTTGGCGTCCCCCAGCTCGACGATCCGCGCCAGCACCTTGCGTTGCTGGTCCTCGTCCAGTTCGATGCCGAGGCGCTCCAGGTTCTTGCGCAGGGAGGCCTTGCCGCTCATCTTGCCGAGGGCGTAGCTGTGGCTGCGGCCGAAGCGCTCCGGCCGCAGCGGGCTTTGGTACAGGCCGCCCTTCTGATCGCCGTCGGCGTGGATGCCGGCGGTCTGGGTGAAGACGTCGCTGCCGACGATGGGGGCGTTGGCCGCCACCCGCTTGCCGGAGAAGCGTTCCACCATGTCGCTGATGCGCACCAGCTGGGATTCGTCGATGCGCAGCTCGATCCCCAGCTTGTCGCGCAGCACTACCGCCACTTCCGCCAGGGAGGCGTTGCCGGCTCGTTCTCCGAGGCAGTTGACGGTGCAGTGGACCCCTCTGGCGCCGCCGCGGACCGCATAGAGGCAGTTGGCGGTGCCGAGGCCGTAGTCGTTGTGAGGATGGAAATCGAAGTGCAGCCCCGGATAGCGGCGGCACATGTCGCCCACCGCCGCTTCCACCTCGTCCGGCGCCATCACGCCCAGGGTGTCGGGGAGCATGAAGCGGGCTACTCCTAAGTCCTTGAGGCGATCCATCAGGGCGAAGACGTAGTCGGGGCTGTCGCGGTAGCCGTTGGACCAGTCCTCCAGATAGACGTTGACCGTCAGCCCCCGCTCCTTGGCGTAGTCCACCGTGCGGCAGATGCCGGCCAGATGTTCCTCCAGGGTTTTTCTGAGCTGCAGGCGACAGTGCTTTTCGCTGCCCTTGGTGAGCAGATTGACGACGCGGCCGCCGGTGTCGCAGATCCAGTCCACGCTCAGGGTGTGATCGACGAAACCCAGCACCTCGACCCGCTCGGCCAGGCCGTTTTCCGCAGCCCACTGATTGATCCGGGTGACCGCTTCCTTCTCCTTGGCCGAAACCCGGGCCGAGGCCACCTCGATGCGGTCCACCCGGACCCGCTCCAGCAGCGCCTTGGCCAGGTTGATCTTCTCGTCCGGTGAAAACGACACGCCCTGGGTCTGCTCCCCGTCCCGCAGGGTGGTGTCCATGATTTCCACGTGTCTGATCATGGGGTGATGTCCTGAAAATCGTTCACGGGAGGCGTCGGGATGGGTTCACCGCGTCCCCGCTGCGCCCATCCCGACGCCGGATCAGAGGATGAAGGTGCCATCATACCTTGCGCTCGATCCAGTCCAGCAGCCGGAAAGGCAGCACCCGCCGCAGGAAGGCGAACAGATAGGTGGGGAAGGTGACGTAGTAGCGGATCTTGGGCCGCGGCGCTTCCAGGGCGTGGATCACTTTCTGGGCCACCGCCTCCGGCGGCAGGGTGAAGGGGGCCACCGGGCCTTTCTTTTGCAGTTTGGCTTCCATGCGTTCATAGACGGCCCGATGGGGACTGTGTTCGACGTCGATGTTCTCCTTGAACTTGCGGTAGGCGTTGTCGCGGAATTTGGTCAGAATCGGCCCCGGTTCCACCAACACCACGTGGATCCCGGTGCCGTACAGTTCCAGGCGCAGGCAGTCGGCCAGCCCTTCCAGAGCGAACTTGCTGGCCACGTAGGCGCCGCGGTAGGGCAGGGCGATGAAGCCCAGCACCGAGCTGTTGTAGATGATCCGGCCGCGCCCCTGCCGCCGCATCACCGGCAGAATCCGGTTGGTCAGTTCCTGGGTGCCGAACAGATTGGTCTCGAACTGGGCCCGGAGCACGTCGCGGCTGAGATCCTCCACCGCTCCCA comes from Methylomarinovum tepidoasis and encodes:
- a CDS encoding alpha-isopropylmalate synthase regulatory domain-containing protein yields the protein MIRHVEIMDTTLRDGEQTQGVSFSPDEKINLAKALLERVRVDRIEVASARVSAKEKEAVTRINQWAAENGLAERVEVLGFVDHTLSVDWICDTGGRVVNLLTKGSEKHCRLQLRKTLEEHLAGICRTVDYAKERGLTVNVYLEDWSNGYRDSPDYVFALMDRLKDLGVARFMLPDTLGVMAPDEVEAAVGDMCRRYPGLHFDFHPHNDYGLGTANCLYAVRGGARGVHCTVNCLGERAGNASLAEVAVVLRDKLGIELRIDESQLVRISDMVERFSGKRVAANAPIVGSDVFTQTAGIHADGDQKGGLYQSPLRPERFGRSHSYALGKMSGKASLRKNLERLGIELDEDQQRKVLARIVELGDAKQLITTDDLPFIIADVLEAESYQHIRLLGCAVTSGLELPSTASIRVEVDGEIHTASGAGNGGFDAFIDAIDQVLARYDVALPRLADYEVRIPKGGHTSALTECIITWEDDGRTRVTRGVHVNQVFASVEATLKLINLLLEERRRTS
- a CDS encoding SDR family oxidoreductase; translation: MSKRPVDTVLITGCSSGIGYVTAKALKERGYRVFASARKPEDVERLQDEGFEAVRLDLDDPASIQAAVEQVLAWSGGTLDALFNNGAWGQVGAVEDLSRDVLRAQFETNLFGTQELTNRILPVMRRQGRGRIIYNSSVLGFIALPYRGAYVASKFALEGLADCLRLELYGTGIHVVLVEPGPILTKFRDNAYRKFKENIDVEHSPHRAVYERMEAKLQKKGPVAPFTLPPEAVAQKVIHALEAPRPKIRYYVTFPTYLFAFLRRVLPFRLLDWIERKV